GAACCCCCTAGTTACTCGGTAGACAAAATGAACATATTCGTCCATTTTTTGTTTCAGTTTCTCTTTATAACTAATTGGAGTCATATTTTTGTTTTAATGCTTTAATGCTTTAATGCTTTAATGCTTTAATGCTTTAATGCTCTTGTGCTTTAATGCTTTAATGTTTTTATTATACCATTATTAAACTTTAAATAAAAGCCAATTTTTATCCTTCAGGCGAACAAGCACATATTCACCCTTTAATTTTTTACCCTTGAGTTCAAACTTAAATGAATCAAGCCCTGATTTCATCTTTTTGCTTTTATGTTTTAATGTTTTATTGCTTCCTTGATATACGCCTTTATCCCAGATTTCCACTTTACCTGCGCCGTAATTGCCATCGGGGATTATTCCTTCAAAATTAATATAGTCAATCGGGTGGTCTTCTACTTGGATAGCCAATCTTTTGATGCCCTTGGTTTTTGGCGGCTCTTTGGGTATGGCCCAAGACTTTAAGACGCCATCCATTTCTAAACGAAAATCATAATGCAAGTGGCTTGCGTCATGTTTATGAATTACAAAACGGGATTTGCTAATTTTTGCAAGTTTGCCTTTTGGCTCCGGGGTTTTATTGAATTTTCTTTTTAATTGATACTTCTTCAATGTCATAAAAACAATTTAACAATTTAGCAATAGAACAATTAGCCATCAACAAACTCGTTCTCACCAAACACCTCCGCCGTAAATATGTACAACTCTGCCTCTCCGGTTTTCCAAGCATCACGGTCAATTCCCGCTTTGTGTTCGCAGAGTTCATTCATAAAAGTTTCTAAGTCCCAATTATTTTCCGTGGCGACTTGGGGCAAAAACACTCCTTTTCGCATTCCTTGGACCACTTCAACGCCATGTTTTCCTACTTCAATTTTTTGCCAATCGTCAATTTTTTTCAACTGACTTAAAACTGAAATTTCAATTTCAATATCGTCTAATTCATCATAAGTGACTGACGCAAAGCGAGTGTCCTGGGTGGCCGCGCTAATAGCCATTTGTTGAACTATTTTATATAAGGCCTCGTCGGTTGGCGAGAACCGGCCAATACAGCCCCGAAGCTCATAGTCTCTTTTTTTATTCCGTAAAGTTACAAACGCTCCGAGATTTTCGTTTAATTTTTCTGATTCCACCTCAATTTTGGGTATTTTTCCATTTTCTAAATATTCTTCCAATGTTTCTCTGGCAATTTCTAGAAGTCTCGCCCTATCTTCAGTATTAACCCCCTCGCCCTCTTCTGCCTTCTCAAGCCTTCTCAAGCCTTCTCCTCCCCCCTTAAACACGATACTCGCATAACCCACTACCCGCGAATGATCATCAGTAACATCACCAGAATTAGCATATTTTAACAGCTCGCCATCCAAGTTCCAATCTCCAGCTAGCATCATTCCCACTTTCAATGGCCCGGCGCCGCAAGCGCAGGTGTCTAAACCCGGGTAATCTTGGGCTATTGATTGGCTTATTACTTTTTCAAATTCGTCTATATTTTGGGTTAAAATCGCCTCAATGGTTTTTTGGTCAACTTCCTTAGCTGTTTCGTATTCAGGATAATGAGATAAATCACTGCTGATCACGAGCAATGTTTCATCGCCAATAATTTTTTGTAAGGCCAGAGCAAGAATTTTTACAAGATTGGCATCGGGCTTTCCCATAATAATTGGTACGATTTTGGCATTGGGCAGGACAGTTTGCAAAAAGGGCAGTTGGACTTCTAAATTGTGTTCTGTAATATGCGCCTGGGGATAATAAGAGATTTTTTCGTCCGACTTGATGAGTTGGCCGGCGAGTAAGTCATTAATTTGCACTTGACCCAGGGGGGTTTCATAAAAACCTTTGGGATAAACCGAGACCCCGTCAAAATAAGCAGTATGGGAGGGGCCGATTAAAATGACGGTTTTGTAATCTAAGCTCTGCACAGCTTTGTAACTGTAAGCCGCTACTTGGCCAGAATATACTAAACCCGCATGTGGCACAATCAATATTTTCGGTTTTGCTTTATTAACATCGTCTGTAGATTCGTGATTAGCGCTATTCGTGTACTGATTCGCGTCCATTAGCGCTCGACTTAAAAAGTCATTAACCATTTCTTGAAGCTCGTTTTTGTCAGCCGGATAAAAAGCTCCGGCCACAGCGGGTTTGCGGATAGGCCCGCCTTCGCTCTTCGCTTCGCTCGAGCTTCGGCGGGTAAGCCCGCTCTTTTTTTCAGTGGTTTCTTTGTTGATATTTTGATTAGGCATAGGCGGTTTTTCCTTGAGTTTAAAAGATATCCCGATAATAATTAGAACTAAAATAAATAAAGATATGGTTAAAAGGTTTTTTTTCATACAAAGCGCTTGTGGACTTAGGATGATTAAGGTAAAATAAATGTAAGGGAAGAGGCAATAATATAAACCCTTGCTCTGTTTTTATCATAGGTTTTAATTCTGTTTTGGTCAACCAGCATAATACTGGATTTTCTTGTTGTTGATAAGTTTTTTTTGTTGTATAATAAAAGCATTA
This window of the Patescibacteria group bacterium genome carries:
- a CDS encoding 3'-phosphoesterase, giving the protein MTLKKYQLKRKFNKTPEPKGKLAKISKSRFVIHKHDASHLHYDFRLEMDGVLKSWAIPKEPPKTKGIKRLAIQVEDHPIDYINFEGIIPDGNYGAGKVEIWDKGVYQGSNKTLKHKSKKMKSGLDSFKFELKGKKLKGEYVLVRLKDKNWLLFKV
- the amrB gene encoding AmmeMemoRadiSam system protein B, whose product is MPNQNINKETTEKKSGLTRRSSSEAKSEGGPIRKPAVAGAFYPADKNELQEMVNDFLSRALMDANQYTNSANHESTDDVNKAKPKILIVPHAGLVYSGQVAAYSYKAVQSLDYKTVILIGPSHTAYFDGVSVYPKGFYETPLGQVQINDLLAGQLIKSDEKISYYPQAHITEHNLEVQLPFLQTVLPNAKIVPIIMGKPDANLVKILALALQKIIGDETLLVISSDLSHYPEYETAKEVDQKTIEAILTQNIDEFEKVISQSIAQDYPGLDTCACGAGPLKVGMMLAGDWNLDGELLKYANSGDVTDDHSRVVGYASIVFKGGGEGLRRLEKAEEGEGVNTEDRARLLEIARETLEEYLENGKIPKIEVESEKLNENLGAFVTLRNKKRDYELRGCIGRFSPTDEALYKIVQQMAISAATQDTRFASVTYDELDDIEIEISVLSQLKKIDDWQKIEVGKHGVEVVQGMRKGVFLPQVATENNWDLETFMNELCEHKAGIDRDAWKTGEAELYIFTAEVFGENEFVDG